The DNA sequence TATGACAGTGACTTATCTGGCAACCCGCTTTTGTTTATTGACGGAGGTGCATTTACGAATCTTAGAAGACTTGAATTTCTGTAAGTTACAAATCATGATAATTGATCAATTTAATTagattttaatcaaaattgatCATTCAATATATTTATGATCGAAACCAATTTTAATCGACCTATGTTCAAGTGTTTTCACAATCACTCTCCAACCGCTTTATTTTTGCTAGGGACATGACCAATATACTTTTACCACGTGGAGATGAAGAAACCTTTGCGCATTTAAGCTCATTGACAGCTTTGTAAGTATCAAAATTTCTTCGGTTTACATTTCGCGCAATCATCATTAATTTTATTCGAGGACAAACACGTTTTGTAAACCATTATCGATGATTCTATAATTTCAGGCACTCTGACAAGTACCTCTTTTGTTGCTTGATAAGAGGGTTAGAAACAGTGGCGGAATGTCTGCCAGAGCGGGATCAGTTCTCTTCCTGCGAAGACTTGATGCGAATTTCAATTCTCCGTATATGTATCTGGATTCTTGGTATCAGCGCTCTCCTTGGTAATGCTTATGTTATTATTAGGCGAGTTATACGAACACTTGGAACATCTGGTAAGAAGAGCGTTGGCAGGGTTCAGAACATTATGGTTGGCCATCTCGCTGTTGCTGATAGTCTTATGGGCGTCTATATGTTGATCATTGCATCGGCGGATGTGTATTATCGAGATATATATGCTTATTATGCTGAGGAGTGGCAGTCAAGCGCGGTCTGCAAGTTGGCTGGCTTTCTCTCTGTCTTGTCAGCTGAAGGCTCCGTCTTCTTCATGACTGCTATAAGCGTGGATAGATTCATTGGGGTTGTGTACCCTTTTAGTCAAGTGAAACTCAGACCAAAATCAACACACATTACTGCAGGCTTAATATGGTTTTTGGCTTTCATTATCAGTTTGTTACCACTCCTGATTCGAGGCTACTTTAATGATGCCTTCTACGGTCGATCAAGTGTGTGTTTAGCTTTGCCGCTTACAACAGAACGGCCATCAGGTTGGGAATACTCAACTACAATCTTTCTCGGGGTAAACATGACTGCCTTCCTCGTCATGCTGGCTTGCTATGGAGTGATGTATATGGCTGTGAAGTCCTCAGCAGGACAAGCTGGTCGTCGTGATGTGAACCGTGCTAAGGAGGTCGAGCTGGCTTTACGCATGGCTTTCTTGGTTTTCTCTGACATGTTTTGTTGGATGCCTATCGTCATTATGGGTATATTGGCTACAACTAGAGTGGTGGAGATACCACCTATAAGTTACGCCTGGATCGCGGTATTTGTACTACCTTTGAACTCTTCTCTTAATCCTTATCTGTACACTATTCTTACGCGTGAGatgaacaagaagaagaagaagtcacAATCATCCAAGGAAACACTGTCTACTCATGGTTCACATTTTAATAGTACTTATCAATATGATGATGGCGATGAGCTACAATATATTGGAGGTAATTATTTTGCGaggtaccgtaaaaactcgatagttagcatatgtgcttactatcgagcacttttaaaatatgcaaatacgaggtgccccatccacaaaagtgtaaagggttttgatacacatagttatatacgaacaagtaaacctgctaATTTATgtttcaaccccattagctcagttggtaaagcaccgaACTTTGGTACACTTTCATGtctttaaaagcgctcgatagtaagcagcatatatgctaactatcgagtttttacggtaaaaCGTTGAACTTTTTAAACTAATATCACCATTTTTTATTACTGTTAACTCCTAAACATTTTAAAGGTGCAATATCATTCACTCGCATTAACACAGCTTCAAACTTATCTGGTAAGAGATAACAGCACTGCTATTTCTTACCTACGTGAGTAAATGAGCTTTGTATACAGATACAAACAAATGACATAATGACTTTATTTATATTTAGATGTAGAAGCTCGAACAATGAGTGATGAAATGGTGACCAATCACGTACTTCTGATTTCACCTTTAACCTTTGAAAGCTCCGATTACTTGACCTTAGCCAACATGAATAAACTGAACGACCTTACTAAAGATAATCTTGCAACAATCGAGAAACACGTAGAGATTGCGTTGGAATATCTTGAAGACAAGGGTATTCGGTGTTCAAGTGTAACGGAGGACTGTATTTTTGTAAAGAAGGTGAGCGAAAATCTTCAATCTTAAAATTTGGTTTACTCTATCTTTAGTGGTTGTCGGGAGGGGGGTCTTCTAAAAGTTTTGTACGGGATGTGTCACGCAAACTTTCACATGCTGCATTTCTCTATACATACTTTTGCTAAtgttgcaacccatcagtataccaatttttttacaaaaagcacacaaaatgtactcaaatttgttttttaagggcacttttgcacGAATGCAAATTGGGCATATTAGAGAGAttgtacgtttttacgtacgttaatacggtgttaaatattgctagtctcggttccaaactggattgtgctcattcgtcatgaaggagaacaagtcggctggaataaagactataaatctgatctaatctaatcgatagagggcatagtgattgaaaaattaacagtaagcgcaggctactgagtctctgcctaattttgattttgactaaaatttttacttaacatgcttaacttaattgtatttttgtgctccccaaatattatagttgcccacaaacatatattttggtacatTAAAGATCACAACattcatatatcatgactttactttcaaaatgagacttttccgtcctgaaaattgggcgcgatgactgtctttaacatattgtaaaatggacaaattgtgtgcattttcaacgatgtatctacgtttatttcgcacgtggaaaatcttcaaaactggctaaatatgtgacctcgcttcgatacaggagagtggttttgaatagatcaacgtacgtccgatacctacgtttggaaatcgcaccctctctctctctctctaaaaaCCTATGAATCGATATACTAAAGTATTGTAAAGGTATCTCAAAACTGTGGTACACCAACCCCTCCGGAATTGTTATATAGATGTTTTAAATAAGACACACACATTTGGGGTTGCACCCTGAAATGCAAATTAGAAAGCATGCattattagggttaggattggatAAAGGAAATACACTATAATTTTCCGAGAACTGTATTCAGCCGGGACAAGAGTgtaaaaaaccccaaaaacaaacaaacaaggaagCTAATAACGCTAAATTTTGTTTCGTCATGTCAGGCTGTCATGTGATACTTACTCTGTCTGAAATGTATAGGCTGGCTTAACATGAGCTATCAGGAATGATTGTCGATAGCACAAGCACTGTCTTCTTCTTAATCTTCATAAGTCTAGGAAAATGTTTGCGATTTGAAAACAATACAGAAATAAGATCAATCGATGCAAATGTTTACATTATAATTGCAGGTGAAAGATGCAGAAGTTCAAGCTGTTTTAGTTCCTACTTTGGATAACGGAGACAAATTGTCTGCAGCAAGTCAATTGAAGATCCTCCGTCAGCTAACCACATTGACACCCTAGATATCCTGACGACGTTCATCGACAACCGAGTAGAAAGATcttttgaaaaattattgttgttttgttgtttttttagtgTAAGATGTATCCAAGTGTATTATTCAAATTGCTGTAGCATTAGAGCAACTTTAAAGGAAGTACGTATGAAATCGAACCGTGCATCTCTTCTTGAGAACTGATCTCCTGAACATAACTCTTATATTAGTGGGAGCTGTATTTTAATAAACTAAAGCAAATCAATTCTGTTTCAACCACAGCACACCCCCTTTTGCTTTCCCCTCGGCTGTCAGTAATCAGCCTAAACTTATTGCATGGAATCGCAAAGGCGAAGTCCTAGGTGTATGGATGTTTACCACAGACTGCCTAAGTGGGCGAAGTCCTAGGTTTATGGATGTTTACCACAGACTGCCTAAGTGGGCGAAGTCCTAGGTTTATAGGTGTAAGATATTATTCATATAGTAAATGTTGATAATATGAATTAGTTTGAATAAAAAGTGAAATATTGTGGATGTTTATATCGATGTCAAATAAAACCTTACATGGTCATCACGTTATTATTTAAAGAAATGGGTCAAGAAAAATAAATGCCTCAGAAATCCACCCGCGTAGCAATGGGATGTGCTGCTAAGGGATTGCAGATGTGCTGCTAAGAGATTACCAATAGGAATAATGTGAAGCTACGTGACAGACCTATTTGAACTTCTTCTTTGCTCTTTCTCgacaacaaatattgcaaaatagtGGACAGGAAATTCAATAAAACAGAAATCCTCGTAGCAGATATATATTTGCATAGTACAAAGCTTAATGTTTCTGACAGCAGCAATTTTGGCCGTAGCATGTCTAGATTCGTAAAGATTTCTGCAGTACGTGATTCGATGGAAAAGTTTGTTATAGAGATTAACAAAAGCATAATATTAACATTTACACCGataatttaaggtggtactacaccccttgataaattagtgactattttgcatttctctcaaaaataataacacactggtaacaaaagttatgtatatgataggagcaaggaatccagttactgcactggaatttctgTGACTCaaaagacaagcggtacgttatttatgataagaaaagaggtccggctaaaatgtacctcattttttaacatatataatgaaccacttgtcttgaatcactgacatttcagtgaagtaatttgatttcttgcccctataatatattttgtgagaaaaatgcaaaatttgtcataaaatttatcagtgggtgtagtaccaccttaatttacAGAATCTGGTATTTGTATTTTTATCGCGATCATCAGTAACTGAGTCTTttagtttgttttgttgttgttgttgttgttgttgttgttgttgttgttgttgttgttgttgcctttATTTTTGCATAGATGCAGACAAGCCTCaagtaaataaacataaaaaatgaATACTCGAATATGTGTTATCCTATAAGTGACCATTACGTATATTCTTAGAACAAAATAATAGATATAAAATATCGGGTAAAATCATATAATTAAGATATTCGTTATTTTAGAACTGATACAACATGTACAACAGTAAAGTCTATGTTAATAAATTTAACGTTCCTTGAAAACAATGATTTTATTCtatacaggtcaaaggtcatccgttTGTGTTTTTTTAACTATTGATTACTTGTCTCCATATAGTTTTACATTAGTCACTTAATGTGGGTGGAAAGGGTGCATGAGATCCAAAGGTTTGACATTGGCTGTCATATCCGGTccgtgtgcatgatttttctcgggagcTGGAAAGCTATAAGCAGAATATTTGCGATatacaggcgatttgcgcggaaaaaaatagcaaatttcgcggaattgcgcggaactcttaaaaaatagccaattgcccggaattgcgcggaaaaaaagttccgcgcaaatcgcctgtccctggctaTAAGATATtggttttaatatattatttgtcTTTACTCAAGAACCATACGACCTATGGGAATTTAAAAGCGAGTATAGGTTAAaaaccactaattatgtattacacgggtttcaatgggaaaatggctaatttcgggtggaattttctcatattcagaactctcacagttaaatgccactaatatcaggtgaaactatatgatttagataccaaatgatcaaaaactcaacataggttgacctgagagttttcttgttttaacgcactgaaccgtaaacaccttaaaatggcagtgcgcccttgaagctgaaagttacaatatggtagggcgaatatttactaaaaactcaaaattcatacttgcgtatgaattttggtactattacaacaaaaatgtcatataatgtgagaaaatatacaattttgaagcatcaaagcctaaaaagtacttttttagctatataacttgatcaatttcagcgattttaatgcagtcttttcaaacaaatagttactcgtcgtatttccatgtatcgccaggcctattagtggtatggtATGTAAcctcctagcaaacacaaaaatgtttttaa is a window from the Amphiura filiformis chromosome 12, Afil_fr2py, whole genome shotgun sequence genome containing:
- the LOC140165316 gene encoding G-protein coupled receptor GRL101-like, which produces MRISILRICIWILGISALLGNAYVIIRRVIRTLGTSGKKSVGRVQNIMVGHLAVADSLMGVYMLIIASADVYYRDIYAYYAEEWQSSAVCKLAGFLSVLSAEGSVFFMTAISVDRFIGVVYPFSQVKLRPKSTHITAGLIWFLAFIISLLPLLIRGYFNDAFYGRSSVCLALPLTTERPSGWEYSTTIFLGVNMTAFLVMLACYGVMYMAVKSSAGQAGRRDVNRAKEVELALRMAFLVFSDMFCWMPIVIMGILATTRVVEIPPISYAWIAVFVLPLNSSLNPYLYTILTREMNKKKKKSQSSKETLSTHGSHFNSTYQYDDGDELQYIGDVEARTMSDEMVTNHVLLISPLTFESSDYLTLANMNKLNDLTKDNLATIEKHVEIALEYLEDKGIRCSSVTEDCIFVKKVKDAEVQAVLVPTLDNGDKLSAASQLKILRQLTTLTP